The following coding sequences lie in one Phragmites australis chromosome 8, lpPhrAust1.1, whole genome shotgun sequence genomic window:
- the LOC133926331 gene encoding pentatricopeptide repeat-containing protein At5g48730, chloroplastic-like: MAAAPVAAPSSIAAPASAARRHSHPASRALPPAASAAREPPRAWGAVGAEERTRRGKEAEAEDEEVERRRKEDVNRKIASRKALSVILRREATKAVLDKRKPGKGTRLLLPRTVLDALHERVAALRWDSALKVFELMRDQVWYRPHVGIFIKLITMLGKCKQPEKAHELFQAMLDEGCAPNLESYTALVSAYSRSGRFVEAFSLLDRMKATPGCRPDVQTYSILIMSCLHAYDFEKVKSLLADMARAGIRPNTVTYNTLIGAYGKAGRFAEMESTLLKMLSENCKPDVWTMNSTLRAFGSSGQIETMESCYEKFQASGISPNIKTYNILLDSYGKTKMYEKMGAVMEYMQKYYYSWTIVTYNVVIDAFGRAGDLEQMEYIFRLMKSERIKPDCVTLCSLVRAYGRAGEVKKIKTVLRLVENSDVTLDIVFFNCLVDAYGRVGCLAEMWDVLNLMKARKCKPDKVTCTTMIKWFLIKGIDDRRVQYLRDLKDGRCTDDM; encoded by the exons ATGGCCGCCGCGCCGGTGGCCGCACCCTCCTCCATCgccgcccccgcctccgccgcgcgccGTCACAGCCACCCCGCCAGCCGCGCGCTCCCGCCGGCCGCGTCCGCGGCCCGCGAGCCGCCGCGCGCCTGGGGTGCGGTCGGCGCGGAGGAGAGGACGCGGCGAGggaaggaggcggaggcggaggatgAGGAGGTAGAGAGGCGGCGGAAGGAGGATGTGAACAGGAAGATCGCGTCCCGGAAGGCGCTCTCCGTCATCCTCCGGCGCGAAGCCACCAAGGCCGTCCTCGACAAGCGCAAGCCCGGCAAGGgcacccgcctcctcctcccccgcaCCGTCCTCGATGCCCTCCACGAACGCGTCGCAGCCCTCCGTTGGGACTCCGCCCTCAAG GTGTTCGAGCTAATGCGGGACCAGGTGTGGTACAGACCACACGTAGGCATCTTCATCAAGCTCATCACCATGCTCGGCAAGTGCAAGCAGCCGGAGAAGGCGCACGAGCTCTTCCAGGCCATGCTCGACGAGGGATGTGCCCCCAACCTCGAGTCCTACACGGCCCTCGTCTCCGCGTACAGCAGGAGCGGCCGCTTCGTCGAGGCGTTCTCATTGCTTGATCGGATGAAGGCCACCCCTGGCTGCCGGCCCGACGTCCAGACCTACTCGATTCTCATCATGTCCTGCTTGCACGCCTATGACTTTGAGAAGGTGAAGTCACTGCTAGCGGATATGGCGCGTGCGGGTATCCGCCCCAACACCGTGACATATAATACATTAATTGGTGCTTATGGGAAAGCAGGAAG GTTTGCTGAGATGGAATCAACTCTTCTGAAGATGTTGTCAGAAAATTGCAAGCCTGACGTATGGACAATGAATTCTACTCTCAGAGCTTTTGGCAGCAGTGGTCAGATTGAGACTATGGAAAGCTGCTATGAGAAGTTTCAGGCCTCTGGTATCTCCCCAAACATTAAGACCTACAATATTTTACTCGATTCCTATGGTAAAACCAAAATGTATGAAAAGATGGGAGCTGTGATGGAGTACATGCAGAAGTATTACTACTCTTGGACAATAGTCACTTACAATGTAGTTATTGATGCATTTGGAAGGGCTGGAGACCTTGAACAGATGGAATATATATTTAGACTAATGAAATCTGAGCGTATAAAGCCTGATTGTGTTACACTCTGTTCATTGGTTAGAGCATATGGAAGAGCTGGGGAAGTTAAGAAAATAAAGACTGTGTTGAGACTCGTTGAGAATTCGGACGTAACATTGGATATCGTATTCTTCAACTGTTTGGTGGATGCATATGGGAGGGTGGGGTGCTTGGCAGAGATGTGGGATGTTCTTAATTTGATGAAAGCACGGAAATGCAAACCAGACAAAGTAACATGCACTACCATGATCAAATGGTTTCTCATCAAAGGAATTGATGATCGTCGTGTTCAGTACCTGCGTGACCTCAAAGATGGGCGATGCACAGATGATATGTAG
- the LOC133926332 gene encoding probable calcium-binding protein CML30: MAPLLLLFLLGGLCALFSLTSSSRSSSKKCDDGGSHGKSNGKCGDNGESRAKNGDEREETQGKARPGPEADLGIVFSTFDHDGDGFITARELEESLRRLGFAVSADEAAAMVVRVDANGDGLIDIHEFRELYDSIPKKRKQQQPAEAEKFAAGDGGSSAVVEEEEAEEEEERDLREAFDVFDGNKDGLISAEELGTVLGSLGLRQHGAGRPAVAECRDMIRLVDSDGDGMVSFEEFKRMMTVVKA; the protein is encoded by the coding sequence ATGGCGCCTCTCCTCCTGCTCTTCCTCCTCGGGGGCCTCTGCGCCCTCTTTTCCCTCACCTCCTCGTCGCGGTCCAGCAGCAAGAAGTGCGACGACGGCGGCAGCCACGGCAAAAGCAATGGCAAGTGCGGCGACAACGGCGAGTCAAGAGCCAAGAACGGCGACGAGCGGGAGGAGACGCAGGGGAAAGCGCGGCCCGGCCCGGAGGCGGACCTGGGCATCGTGTTCTCGACGTTCGACCACGACGGCGACGGGTTCATCACGGCGCGGGAGCTGGAGGAGTCGCTGCGGCGGCTCGGCTTCGCCGTGTCCGCCGACGAGGCCGCGGCCATGGTGGTCCGCGTTGACGCCAACGGCGACGGGCTCATCGACATCCACGAGTTCCGCGAGCTCTACGACTCCATACCCAAGAAGaggaagcagcagcagcccgcTGAGGCGGAGAAGTTTGCCGCCGGCGATGGCGGCAGCTcagcggtggtggaggaggaagaagccgaggaggaggaagagagggacCTGCGGGAGGCGTTCGACGTGTTTGACGGCAACAAGGACGGGCTCATCTCCGCCGAGGAGCTCGGGACCGTGCTGGGCTCGCTCGGCCTGCGCCAGCACGGCGCAGGCCGGCCGGCCGTCGCCGAGTGCCGCGACATGATACGCCTCGTCGACAGCGACGGCGACGGTATGGTCAGCTTCGAGGAGTTCAAGCGCATGATGACCGTCGTCAAGGCATAG
- the LOC133926330 gene encoding uncharacterized WD repeat-containing protein C2A9.03-like produces the protein MAASVRDDAAAAAVEARVMDDHDGWASDGEMDVEVGGEFNGRDADRRDGGADGDDEYSLLTRISDTSAAEARAGKDIQGIPWERLNITRQDYRKARLEQYKNYENFPQSGELMEKLCQQVEQSSKYYEFQHNTRLVKPSILHFQLRNLLWATSKHDVYFMSDSTVGHWSSLSHNLSEVLNFSGHVAPAEKHPGSLLEGFSGVQVSTLAVNEGLLVAGGFQGELICKGLADRNVKFCTRTTLSDNAITNAIDIHRSTCGSLRITVSNNDCGVREYDMERFQLLNHFRYNWPVNHTSVSPDCKLLAVVGDDRDALLVDSRNGKVTSTLVGHLDYSFASAWHPDGRTFATGNQDKTCRVWDIRNPSTSLTVLRGNIGAIRCIRYSSDGRFLVFSEPADFVHIYSAAADYKKRQEIDFFGEVSGITLSPDDESLFVGVCDRVYASLLQYRMIHACEYLDSFV, from the exons ATGGCGGCGAGCGTGCGggacgacgcggcggcggcggcggtggaggcgcgCGTGATGGATGACCACGATGGATGGGCTTCGGACGGCGAGATGGACGTGGAGGTGGGGGGCGAGTTCAACGGCCGCGACGCCGACCGGAGGGACGGCGGCGCAGACGGCGACGACGAGTACTCGCTG CTCACTAGGATATCTGACACATCAGCAGCTGAAGCAAGGGCAGGAAAGGATATACAAGGTATACCATGGGAGAGGCTAAACATAACCAGGCAGGATTACAGAAAAGCTAGGTTGGAACAGTACAAAAACTATGAAAACTTCCCTCAATCCGGAGAGCTCATGGAGAAG ttgTGCCAGCAAGTGGAGCAGAGCAGCAAGTATTACGAGTTTCAGCACAACACTAGATTAGTGAAGCCATCGATTCTCCATTTTCAG CTTAGGAATTTGCTATGGGCGACATCAAAGCATGATGTCTATTTTATGTCAGATTCCACAGTAGGCCACTGGTCATCATTGTCTCACAATTTGTCAGAGGTTCTCAACTTCTCAGGGCATGTTGCTCCAGCGGAG AAACATCCTGGCAGTTTACTAGAAGGGTTCTCTGGGGTTCAAGTTAGCACACTTGCAGTGAATGAGGGTTTATTGGTAGCTGGTGGTTTTCAAGGAGAACTAATTTGCAAG GGTTTGGCGGACCGTAATGTTAAATTTTGCACAAGGACAACTTTGAGTGACAATGCCATAACGAATGCCATAGATATACACAGATCGACATG TGGAAGTTTGCGCATTACGGTATCCAATAATGATTGCGGTGTTCGTGAATATGATATGGAAAGATTTCAGCTCTTGAACCATTTCCGTTATAACTGGCCAGTGAAT CACACATCCGTGAGCCCGGATTGTAAACTTTTGGCGGTGGTTGGAGATGATCGGGACGCTCTTCTTGTGGATTCACGAAATGGGAAG GTAACCTCTACCCTAGTTGGCCATCTGGACTACTCATTCGCTTCGGCATGGCACCCAGACGGGCGCACCTTCGCTACCGGGAACCAGGACAAGACCTGCCGCGTCTGGGACATCCGCAACCCGTCGACCTCGCTCACGGTCCTGAGGGGCAACATCGGGGCGATCCGGTGCATCCGCTACTCCTCCGACGGGCGCTTCCTGGTGTTCTCGGAGCCTGCCGACTTCGTGCACATCTACAGCGCCGCCGCGGACTACAAGAAGCGGCAGGAGATCGACTTCTTCGGCGAGGTGTCCGGGATCACGCTCAGCCCAGACGACGAGTCCCTGTTTGTCGGAGTGTGCGACCGCGTCTACGCCAGCCTGCTGCAGTACAGGATGATCCATGCGTGCGAATATCTTGACTCCTTCGTGTGA